Within the Blastopirellula marina genome, the region GCCCCCATGCCGCCGGCACCAACGAATGCATCAAGCTGGAAGTGCCCCAGCGTCTGGCCGACCAGTTCTTTGCCCAGGGTCAGTTCCGCGAGCGTATAGCTACGCCCTGGCGAATCACCAACGTGCCCCTTCTTATTGGAAATAACGGTCGGCGGTTCTTCCAGAAAGTTTCGCCCATCCGGCAGATGATCGGCCGTAGCCGAATCGCTTCCGCGATGATCCGGAGTATCCCCTGTCGACGGCGCGAAGGGACCGCTGCCGCGAGTTTGGGAATCTTCGGGATCTCTGGGGGAATTGGGCATCAATCTCGCTGCCTGAAAACTTAAATGCGCCGGCGAAAAGTGGACATCAGCGCTCACGGCCAGGGTGAAAAGGAGCCGTACATCATCCTCTGACTATTGTATCCAAGCGGAGAATTCTCTCCATTAAAAGTTTACCAGATCGCCCAATCGATACCGGGGCGATGGCGATTTGAACCAAAATATCGGCCTAATCGTCCTAACGTCACCCACCCCCTGGCCACGGCAAACCCTGCTGTGACCACTTAGGCGGCATCGCCTGCGAATATCTGGCAGTAACTCTCGTAACGCCGGGTATCGAGAATTCCATCGGCCACTGCGTCCTTCACGGCACAATCGGCCTCGTGCGTGTGGGTACAGTTGGGAAACCGGCAATGGTTGATAAATGGTCGAATATCGCGAAACAGCCCTGCCACTTCTTCGGGAATGATGTCCCACAGTTGGAACTGGCGAATCCCAGGCGTATCGATCACGTGCCCTGCGGTTGCCATGGGAATCAGCGTGGCCGTGGTGGTGGTGTGCTTACCCTTTTCATTTTCGCGGCTCACCGCATTCACGCGAAGATTGAGCCCCGGCTCGATGGCGTTCAGCAGCGATGACTTCCCTACCCCGCTCTGCCCGGACAAGACTGTGTCCTTCCCATGCAGGGCCCGCCGCAGACGTTCGATGCCTATCTCTTCCTTGGCCGAAACCAGGTGGACCTCGTAGCCCAGGCTGCCGTATACGCCAACAATCGTTTGCAGCTGCGCCGGATCGAGAAGATCGACCTTGTTTATGCAGATGATCGGGCGAATACCGGCGTATTCGGCCGTCATCAGATAGCGATCGATCAAGTTGGGCTTCAGCCCAGGCTCGGCCGCGCTTCCTACGATGATAAGCTGATCGACATTGGCCACAATTATATGCTGTCGACCACGACTCGTTCGACTGAGCACCCCATAGCGAGGCTCGACGCTCTCGATGATTCCTTCACTCTCGCCACTGGGGCGAAACCAAACGCGATCGCCAGCCGCAACCACGTGCCGCACGTCGGTGGCCATCGTCTTCAATAGGCGACGCGTCGCGCACTTGTAGACCGACTTATCCGAGGACTCGACTTCGCTGATCAGTCCTTGCACGCGCAGG harbors:
- the rsgA gene encoding ribosome small subunit-dependent GTPase A, encoding MAKKSKGQQKRRVEFRKNRTQKVRQGDITKRFNRDEFDVDKSVQRERISGKGELTRKRTIVSQEGEDGETGDNLSIHVDKETCLPGRVLRVQGLISEVESSDKSVYKCATRRLLKTMATDVRHVVAAGDRVWFRPSGESEGIIESVEPRYGVLSRTSRGRQHIIVANVDQLIIVGSAAEPGLKPNLIDRYLMTAEYAGIRPIICINKVDLLDPAQLQTIVGVYGSLGYEVHLVSAKEEIGIERLRRALHGKDTVLSGQSGVGKSSLLNAIEPGLNLRVNAVSRENEKGKHTTTTATLIPMATAGHVIDTPGIRQFQLWDIIPEEVAGLFRDIRPFINHCRFPNCTHTHEADCAVKDAVADGILDTRRYESYCQIFAGDAA